The DNA sequence CGATATCCATCACGTTGATGCCCCGGTAGTATAGTTCCCCCGGGATCGCAACTCGTTCGCCGTCGCGCATATAGTAGCCCTGGACGCTGCCGATCTTGCTGACGCCGGCCATGACGCCGGTGCCGTCCGCGTTGCGCAGGCCGCGCTTGACCATGTCCCCTTCAAAATAATGGTAGTCGATGCTGTATTCTTTCTGCAGATCCCCGCACAGTGAAGTGAGGGTGCCGTTGATGGCGCACTGATTCAGATTCATTTGTTTCCCCGCCCTTTACAGGATTTTTCTGTAGTATACCGAAACTGAAAGGTTTTTGCAAGTTAAAAGTCAAATGATTTCATTTTGAAGGATTTTTTAGGGGGATAAATGATTGAATGTCATCCAAAATGAAATTTAGGCACATCAGATATTGCAATATTCGATGAAAATGGTATACTGAAAAAAATCCTAACTAAAGATGAGGTGGACCCATGATCAGACTGACCGACGCACCGGTGATGCTCCGGGGGGGAGTACCCCAGTTGACGACGGGGCTCGATGCCGCAGCCTCCCGCAATCATACCATTGCCTATACGATTCTTAACGCCCATGACTCTTGCCAGGAGGCAGGGCGTCTGTCGCTGCGCTTTGACCGTCTGATCTCCCATGACATTACCTATGTCGGGATAATTCAAACGGCCATGGCCAGCGGGCTGAAGCAGTTCCCGATGCCCTATGTCCTGACCAACTGCCACAACAGCCTGTGCGCCGTGGGCGGCACCATCAACGAGGATGACCATGCCTTCGGGCTGGCGGCAGCGCAGAAGTTCGGCGGCATCTATGTGCCGGCCAATCTGGCTGTCATTCATCAGTATGCCCGGGAAGAGCTGGCCGCCTGCGGCCGGATGATTCTGGGCTCGGACAGCCATACCCGGTTTGGCCCCCTGGGCACCATGGGGGTGGGGGAGGGCGGACCGGAACTGGTCAAGCAGCTGCTGGGCAGTACCTGGGACAGCACGACGCCGGAAGTCATTCTGGTCTGGCTCACGGGAAAGCCAAGACAGGGGGTAGGCCCGCATGATGTTGCCATTGCTCTGACCGGAGCGGTTTACGGCAACGGCTTTGTCAAAAACAAGGTGATGGAATTCGGCGGTCCGGGAGTGGGTCATTTATCGGTGGACTTCCGCCTGGGTATTGATGTCATGACTACGGAGGCAGCCTGCCTGTCTTCCATCTGGCAGACCGATGAGGTCATCCGTGATTTCTACGCCGTCCACGGCCGGCCGGCGGATTACCGGGAGCTAACGCCCGGGGAGGGGGCCCTGTACGATGGGCTCATTGAGATCGATCTGGATCAGATCGAACCCATGGCGGCTCTGCCGTTCCATCCGTCCCGGGCGGTAGCCCTGCGCGAGCTCATCGCCAATCCGGGTGACATTCTGCGCCAGGTGGAGCGTACTGCCCAGGAGGAATTCGGAGCACGTCTGGACTTTCGTCTGACCGATAAGATAAGAGGCGGCAAACTGATGGTGGATCAGGGCATTATTGCCGGCTGCGCCGGCGGCATGTTCGAGAATATGGCGGCGGCCAGTGCCATTCTGGGCGAGGCTGGCACCGGCTCCGGACCGTTCTCGCTGTCGGTTTATCCCTCCAGCGTGCCGGTGAATCTGGAACTGCTGAGCGCCGGTATTGCCGCGAAGTTCATGGAAGCCGGCGTATTGATGAAGAGCGCTTTCTGCGGCCCCTGCTTTGGGGCGGGCGATGTGCCGTCCCACAACGGGCTGTCCATCCGCCATACCACCAGAAACTTCCCCAGCCGGGAAGGTTCCCGCCCGGGAGACGGCCAGCTGGCCTCCGTCATTCTGATGGATGCGCGGTCCATCGCGGCCACCGCCCGCCATCAGGGCGTCCTGACCTCGGCCCTGGGTCTGGAATACGAGGATGAATCGAGTCTGCCCCGGTCCTATGACGCCACCCCTTACCGCAATCGGGTGTATCAGGGCTTTGGCCAGCCCCGTCCGGAGACGATCCTGCCTTACGGACCCAACATCGCGCCCTGGCCGGCGATTCCGTCTCTGGCCGACCATCTGCTGCTGCGCCTGACCGCGGTGATTCATGATCCGGTCACCACCACCGATGAGCTGATTCCTTCGGGAGAAACTTCGAGCTACCGGTCCAATCCGATGAAACTGGCCTCTTTTACCCTCAGCCGCCGGGAACCGGCCTATGTAGGGCGCTGTCAGGCGGTTCAGCAACTGGAGAAGCAGCGACGCAGCGGAGAGGTACCGGCGGAAGTCAACAGCGTCCTGGAGCGTCTGGGCAGTCAGGCGGCGGACCTTTCCGACACCATGATCGGGTCGGTGCTGTTCTGCGAAAGCCCGGGGGATGGTTCAGCCCGGGAGCAGGCAGCCTCCTGCCAGCGGGTGCTGGGGGGTCTGGCCAACATCTGCCGGACCTATGCCACGAAACGCTATCGCTCCAACTGTGTCAACTGGGGCATGCTCCCCTTTACCATTGCGCCTGATACGGCCTTTGACTATGCCCCCGGGGACTGGGTGTATGTGCCCGGCATCCGGGAAGCCGTGCAAAGCGGAGCAGACCGGGTCCAGGGGTGGGTTGTGACCGATGCAGACGTCCAGCCCATGGAACTGCTGCTGACCGGCTTCAGTCCGGCCGAACGGGAGCTGGTGCTGGCCGGCTGCCTGATGAACTGGTACGCCCAAAACGCTGCCCCGGCGGGAGGAGAGAAAAGATGACCGGAAAAATTCAGATGACCGTCCCTTTAGTGGAGCTGGACGGCGACGAAATGACCCGGGTGCTCTGGCAGATGGTGAAGACCGAGCTACTGGAGCCGTTCCTGGAACTGAAAACCGAGTATTATGATCTGGGCCTGCCCCGGCGCGAGCAGACCGGGGACGCCATCACCAGTGAAGCGGCCCACGCCATCAGGCGGCACGGGGTCGGCGTCAAATGCGCCACCATCACGCCCAATGCCCAGCGCATGGAGGAATATGGACTGAGCCAGATGTGGCGCAGTCCCAACGGAACCATCCGGGCCATCCTGGACGGGACCGTGTTCCGCCAGCCCATCCTGACCAAGGTCATCCGGCCCTATATCCCGCACTGGACAAAGCCCATCACCATCGCCCGCCACAGCTACGGCGACATCTACCGGGACACCGAGTACCGGGTAAGCGGACCGGGGAAAGCCGAGCTTCTGTTCACCGGTCAGAACGGTGAGATGTTCCGGGAAACCATCCATAACTTTGAAGGACCGGGAATTCTCCAGGGCTGCTTCAATAAGGATGATTCCATCGAGCATTTCGCCGCTGCCTGTTTCGAATATGCCCTGGCCACCCGACAGGACCTGTGGTTCTCGGCCAAGGACACCATCATGAAACAGTATGACGGACGGTTCAAGGAAGTCTTCCAGGACCTCTACGACTCGACCTACCGCGCGGCCTTTGCGCAGGCCGGAATTACCTACTTCTATACCCTGATCGATGATGCCGTGGCCCGTATTCTGCGCTCCCAGGGCGGCATGGTCTGGGCACTGAAGAACTATGACGGCGATGTCATGAGCGACCTGGTGTCCACCGCCTTCGGGTCCCTGGCCATGATGACTTCCGTACTGGTCAGCGCGGACGGCTGCTATGAATTTGAAGCCGCTCACGGCACCATTACCCAGCATTACTATCGGCACCGGAAGGGCGAGAAGACCTCCTCCAACCCGGTGGCCACGATCTTCGCCTGGAGCGGCGCACTGCGCCAGCGCGGCAAGCTCGATGGCAATGCGCCGCTCATCCGCTTCGCGGACGCCCTGGAACAGGCGACGCTGGAAACCATTGAATCCGGCACCATGACCGCCGATCTGGCTCATCTGAGTACCCGACCGGCTCACGCCGTCGACAGCGAAACGTTCCTGAGTGCGATCCGAAGGGCCCTGACCGACAAGCTGCAGTGAGGCGCCACCCCCCACCCGAAGGAGCGAACAAACAGTGAATTTGAACCAAAATCATACAGTGTATGGAAAAGGAGTCGCTTCCGGCGGGAAGCGACTCCTCTCAATGGCAGGATATTCGATTGATTGAATCCTTTCGGATCACCAGTTGACTCAGGAACGTTCAATGGCCTGAACTCTACTCCAGCGTGGTGATGATCCCCTGCTGGATTACCTTGTCATATTGATCCTGAAACATCTTTTGGGCTCCTGGGCCAAAAGTGACCGACATTGGGTTCATAAAACTGTCATAGATAATCTTGCCTTTAAAGGGAAGCAGGACGGTATCGACCATGATGGGAAGCTTTTGGAGCAGCACGGTAGAAACCGGCTGACTGATGCCCACGACACCATACAGGACATCCTTCGCTTTCTCGTTAGAGCCGAGCAGTACGGCGTAGTTTTCTTCATATCGCATCACCAAGAACTTGTTTTTTATGTGATTTGATTTCCAAAGCTTCAGGATTTCGACGTGCTCCTTAGGCAGATCGGCAGCTTTGATGTAATCATCAATCAGTTCGGGGTGTTCCCAGAGAAGAGTCCGGAGCTTATAGATTTCCAGGTTCGAGTTGGCTGAGTATTCCAGATCATACTCGGGGGCATCCGGACCGAAGAAGTTGATGAAAGAGATCAGGCCAAACCAGATCTGAAAGAATTCACGGGCGTCGGCTTGTTGGAGCTGGGCAGTTTTCAGGTCCTCTGTTCTGGCGCAGCAGCGCTTGTATTTTTTGCCGCTGCCGCACGGGCAGGGATCATTCCGACCGATCTTTTTCGGTTTTGCCACAATCGGAGTATGATCATCCTCCTGCTTCATCAGGTGGAACAGTTCCTCGGGGGAATGGCCCTTATTCTCCCAGATTCGGGTATTGTTTTTTGTATCCATCATCA is a window from the Clostridiaceae bacterium HFYG-1003 genome containing:
- a CDS encoding NADP-dependent isocitrate dehydrogenase is translated as MTGKIQMTVPLVELDGDEMTRVLWQMVKTELLEPFLELKTEYYDLGLPRREQTGDAITSEAAHAIRRHGVGVKCATITPNAQRMEEYGLSQMWRSPNGTIRAILDGTVFRQPILTKVIRPYIPHWTKPITIARHSYGDIYRDTEYRVSGPGKAELLFTGQNGEMFRETIHNFEGPGILQGCFNKDDSIEHFAAACFEYALATRQDLWFSAKDTIMKQYDGRFKEVFQDLYDSTYRAAFAQAGITYFYTLIDDAVARILRSQGGMVWALKNYDGDVMSDLVSTAFGSLAMMTSVLVSADGCYEFEAAHGTITQHYYRHRKGEKTSSNPVATIFAWSGALRQRGKLDGNAPLIRFADALEQATLETIESGTMTADLAHLSTRPAHAVDSETFLSAIRRALTDKLQ
- a CDS encoding SEC-C metal-binding domain-containing protein, which gives rise to MKAEKATRLFEKYNPTSDIVRCPYGKGPWRTLLDTYARAAVNLYGVIDRDELADIINSQNETPTSGEEIYRLLLPLIHKNAPYLFYQQYLVDASFLEDFDEVTQLLVEQGQKPRYIPEKEEFLRFVDDDHRIGPQIQELNRFLKRLFGPVTQSPDFLFLLDRCIFGPISSLDVLMSVYDLNFSEKNLETFFQLMMDTKNNTRIWENKGHSPEELFHLMKQEDDHTPIVAKPKKIGRNDPCPCGSGKKYKRCCARTEDLKTAQLQQADAREFFQIWFGLISFINFFGPDAPEYDLEYSANSNLEIYKLRTLLWEHPELIDDYIKAADLPKEHVEILKLWKSNHIKNKFLVMRYEENYAVLLGSNEKAKDVLYGVVGISQPVSTVLLQKLPIMVDTVLLPFKGKIIYDSFMNPMSVTFGPGAQKMFQDQYDKVIQQGIITTLE
- a CDS encoding hydratase; protein product: MIRLTDAPVMLRGGVPQLTTGLDAAASRNHTIAYTILNAHDSCQEAGRLSLRFDRLISHDITYVGIIQTAMASGLKQFPMPYVLTNCHNSLCAVGGTINEDDHAFGLAAAQKFGGIYVPANLAVIHQYAREELAACGRMILGSDSHTRFGPLGTMGVGEGGPELVKQLLGSTWDSTTPEVILVWLTGKPRQGVGPHDVAIALTGAVYGNGFVKNKVMEFGGPGVGHLSVDFRLGIDVMTTEAACLSSIWQTDEVIRDFYAVHGRPADYRELTPGEGALYDGLIEIDLDQIEPMAALPFHPSRAVALRELIANPGDILRQVERTAQEEFGARLDFRLTDKIRGGKLMVDQGIIAGCAGGMFENMAAASAILGEAGTGSGPFSLSVYPSSVPVNLELLSAGIAAKFMEAGVLMKSAFCGPCFGAGDVPSHNGLSIRHTTRNFPSREGSRPGDGQLASVILMDARSIAATARHQGVLTSALGLEYEDESSLPRSYDATPYRNRVYQGFGQPRPETILPYGPNIAPWPAIPSLADHLLLRLTAVIHDPVTTTDELIPSGETSSYRSNPMKLASFTLSRREPAYVGRCQAVQQLEKQRRSGEVPAEVNSVLERLGSQAADLSDTMIGSVLFCESPGDGSAREQAASCQRVLGGLANICRTYATKRYRSNCVNWGMLPFTIAPDTAFDYAPGDWVYVPGIREAVQSGADRVQGWVVTDADVQPMELLLTGFSPAERELVLAGCLMNWYAQNAAPAGGEKR